In Larimichthys crocea isolate SSNF chromosome XI, L_crocea_2.0, whole genome shotgun sequence, the sequence TGCCATgccatacaaataaaaaaatatgtcattATAACATGATAATTTAGGGTCAGATCTACTTTTTAGTTTAGTCAAAGTTCATCATTACACTTCAATTATAtgatatgaatataataataatataatgggTGCAGTGACAAACAAACGGACTGATGTTTTAGTGTTCATATCTTTCACTAAAAGCACAAGTCAAACTTAAAACCATATCTACTTGGACTGAAACAAGAATGGAAGTCATAGTGGTGCTCGTCCCAAACGTAGGATATATAAGTGAGATACACAGTATTTATGATGGGAGTCATGTACTCAGATTTATCAACACAAAGGGAGCTTAAATTACCTTATATTTACACTTTTTCCTTTCTACCAAGGTGTCttcatgtggctgtgtgtggttATATGTCTTCATGACAATTTCACTAACATGCAAATGTCCGTTTTATCAGTCCAATTAAGAACCAAGCTCCATCAGGCCCAGCACCCCGTAAACATTATGGGGTGACAGCCTGGACATGCCAGGAAAATGCTCTTTATGTTTCATTTGCAGAGTGAACGTTCTCAAAAAAACTGGAGTCACTCTACAAGGAGTGGCTCACAGAAATGTGTGAAGCAATGGTAAGACATCTTTTCCATCTGTATTGTTGTTTCAAAAGTAATTCCAAATATGACACTGGAAACATGTCACTGTGTGACTTCCTTTGATTTTAGAATGTACCTGAAATTGTGACGGCCAAAGTTGGTGGAAAGATCTTCCCCTTTGGGGAATCATCATCTGGGAGTCCACTCAAAAGGTAAAATTTTCTTCCCTCAGCTGTAAGAGCATGTCAGGACTGTGGCAGcttgtattgtattttgttaATGTTACTCATAACTTTACCTAATGTGCTTCATAACATGTGATCAAACTTTCTTCAGTCAAAACAGGTTAGTATCTGTGAAGTTGGTGTGTGATAAATATGTGAGGCATAAATAATCAAAGTGACACTTTTTATTCAAAGGGAGTCACAGCAGAGGTTCTTTCAGTGCTGGGTTACCTCCTGTGAAAGCACACGGTGGACAGAGTGCTTCAGAGcgtaatgacacatttaaatgtcGACTTTGCTCTCATATGAATCTGTGCTGTTTTGACAGGTGCTGATATCGATGCCCTTGTGTTGGCCACTGATTTATTCAGCACGGCAACTTCTTTACCTCCTTCTTCGACAAACTGAAATCTCAGAAGGAGGTCAAAGACATACGTGTAGTGGTTCGGTATATATCATACTATGCTCAACATACAAGTCAAAGGACATTTTTCTCTCTAATGCAAGTGACTGACCATGTTGTTGTCTTTAGGCAATTAAAGACGCATTTGTCCCGGTCATCAAAATGACCTTTGATGGGATTGAGGTCATTTGGCTTGAGATTAAGTAACAACTCTACTGTCTGCAGTGTGCTTCCATCAAAGCTTTGTTTGCACATGTCTTAATCTCAGTTTTTGTGGTCCTGTTATTTCTAGATGGACTTAGTGTTTTCCCAGGTGCAACGGCGGAGCATCACTGTTCACCTGAACCTGCTCGATGACAGCTGGTTTAACGGCATTGATAAGCACTGTGCCAGAAGTCTAAATGGTAAGCATCAGATGCAAGAACACACCTGCTGGTAAATCCTGCAGTATCAGTACCTGGCAGCTGTACTTACAggaatgtttttgtcatgtgtgACAGTGTACCatattctgtatttgtgtttgacaCTTTTTAATGTGACTTTCTCTGTTAATCTGATTCTGTTTTTTGTAGGCTACAGAGTTTCAGAGGAGATCCTCCGTCAAGTTCCTGACGTTGAGAACTTTCAGATGGTTTTGAGAGCCATCAAGCTGTGGGCCAAAAGtgagtgaaacacacacacaactagaATGTTTGTATTAATCTTAATGTAAAATAagcaatattatattatattatatttcagagACATGATATTTAATTGTACTAAATCAATATAGGACAGGCTGTTGTTTACATTAACATCATGAACTGGAGATCTTAATCTCTCATTCTCTTATTTCCTTTCAGGACGTAACATTAATTCTAACTCACTGGGGTTCTTGGGCGGTGTATCATGGGCCATAATGGTGGCCTGGATCTGCCAGCTGTACCCAAATGCTGCACCGTCCACCCTGGTAAAGAAGTTCTTCTGGGTCTACACCAGATGGTGAGTTGTCCTATttcaggagtaaaaaaaaacattgaattgaGTTAAAAGTCACTAGACACTGAAATCCACTGCAGTCAGAGTCACCTTACTTCATCATGAATGGGTCTAGTTAATGCCTTGTTAACAAAacagttaataaaaacagaccaTTTGAGCTCGCTCTCTATATACAGACTACATCATTAAAACAGTATGCACttactcaactcaactcaactcaactcaaactttatttataaagcacatttaaaaaacaactgaggttgaccaaagtgctgtacaggtttATTACAAATAAGAGGCAGGTTTCTTACATTTTGGAGTGTCCCATACTAAAGTGATGTGATAATATTCTGCTAATCTCTCTCCTTGGTTGTTGATCCAGCACCACCAACTTAATTATCATCTGTTACACTTCATTGGAATAACGGGTTAAGACAAATGCTAAGATACTTAAGTTTGGTAaaaagccagggagaaaaagTGCGTTttagggaggatttaaaaacctcaaatgataCAACAGATCGGATGTGCCAGGGCAAATTATTCCAGAGCCTAGGGGCCGCTGCCACAAAGGCTtggtcacctttggtttttagttttaatttagggGCAACCAGTAGCAGCTGGCTAGAGGATCTCAGTGTTCTGGCGGGGGTGTGGATATGAAGAAGCTTGGTTAAATACTGGGGGGCTAAGCCATTacgagctttaaaaacaaacaataaaattttaaaatctattctaaaaGCAACCGGTAACCAGTGTAGTGACGCCAGGACAGGGGATATGTGGTCACGCTTGCGTTTGCCGGTAAGGAGACGGGCAGCAGTGTTCTGTACCAGCTGCAAGTGGTGTAGGAGTGAGCGGTCCAGGCCAAAATAAAGTGAGTTACAGTAATCCAGTCttgtattaataaaaacatggatCACAGTTTCTAAATCTTTACATGGCAGGTATCCTTTTACTTTCAATAAAATCCTCAAATGATAAAAGCTATTTTTCACGACCGAGCTAACCTGGCGATCAAATTTCAGCCTGTCATCAAATATTACtccaagattttttttacagatgacCGAATGTTTGAAGTAGGGTGCTCAGAAGGCCAGCAGGAAAGTCTGCTGAACCACATCCAAACATGATTTTAGTCTTACTTTCATTTAGATTCAAAAAGTTTGAGGTCATCCAGGATTTAACATCGTTTAGGCAGTCAAGCAATGTCTGTACAGAATG encodes:
- the LOC109141016 gene encoding poly(A) polymerase type 3 isoform X2, which gives rise to MDLVFSQVQRRSITVHLNLLDDSWFNGIDKHCARSLNGYRVSEEILRQVPDVENFQMVLRAIKLWAKRRNINSNSLGFLGGVSWAIMVAWICQLYPNAAPSTLVKKFFWVYTRWP
- the LOC109141016 gene encoding poly(A) polymerase type 3 isoform X1 — its product is MDLVFSQVQRRSITVHLNLLDDSWFNGIDKHCARSLNGYRVSEEILRQVPDVENFQMVLRAIKLWAKRRNINSNSLGFLGGVSWAIMVAWICQLYPNAAPSTLVKKFFWVYTRWHGLVGELHKLHR
- the LOC109141016 gene encoding poly(A) polymerase type 3 isoform X3 is translated as MDLVFSQVQRRSITVHLNLLDDSWFNGIDKHCARSLNGYRVSEEILRQVPDVENFQMVLRAIKLWAKRRNINSNSLGFLGGVSWAIMVAWICQLYPNAAPSTLVKKFFWVYTR